A region from the Sutcliffiella horikoshii genome encodes:
- a CDS encoding tetratricopeptide repeat protein translates to MKDNNALGIQYLQEGKYEEALAAFSKEIEENPENAVAYVNFGNVLSAVGELEKAMKFFERALEKDDTIGTAHYGLGNVYYQLEKWNEAKDQFELAMKKGVNDSDIFFMLGMTLLQFEQPKLALPYFQRAVELKPEDAEARFQYGLCLAGQGLIKEATTEFEKVVEADLMHADAFYNLGVAYAYQENREKALENLDKALDVQADHMLAAHARKILTEEN, encoded by the coding sequence ATGAAAGACAATAATGCGTTAGGTATTCAATACCTTCAAGAAGGAAAATACGAAGAGGCGCTTGCAGCTTTTTCAAAAGAAATTGAAGAGAATCCTGAAAATGCAGTAGCATATGTGAACTTTGGAAACGTACTTAGTGCTGTTGGTGAGCTGGAAAAAGCAATGAAGTTTTTTGAACGTGCGTTAGAAAAAGACGACACCATCGGAACTGCTCATTATGGCCTTGGAAATGTCTATTATCAGCTTGAAAAATGGAATGAAGCAAAAGATCAGTTTGAACTTGCGATGAAGAAGGGTGTTAATGACAGTGATATCTTCTTCATGTTAGGAATGACTTTATTACAATTTGAACAGCCAAAGCTTGCCCTTCCTTATTTTCAACGTGCAGTCGAACTAAAGCCTGAAGATGCAGAAGCAAGATTCCAGTATGGGTTGTGTTTAGCAGGACAAGGGCTCATTAAAGAAGCGACAACGGAGTTTGAAAAGGTGGTAGAAGCAGATCTTATGCACGCAGATGCTTTTTATAACTTAGGAGTTGCATATGCCTACCAAGAAAACAGGGAAAAAGCGTTGGAGAATCTGGATAAAGCATTGGACGTTCAAGCAGATCATATGCTAGCGGCCCATGCGAGAAAAATTCTCACAGAAGAAAACTAG
- the recD2 gene encoding SF1B family DNA helicase RecD2 encodes MKDQKQQSSLDLFEENEKFIKGSHLVTIFHNESNMYSVVRIRVTETNVAYDEKEAVVTGYFPRIHEDETYIFFGQMKEHPRFGLQFHVEHFRKDIPQTRHGIVQYLSSDLFSGIGRKTAEKIADALGENAISKILENPSVLDSIPKLAGDKAKSLYDTLMEHQGLEQVMIALSQFGFGPQLSMKIYQAYKDQTIETLQKNPYELVETVEGIGFARADELGNHFGISGNHPDRIRAGCLYMLEQHSMQEGHCYVVEDQLTEAVVRLLNEKQHGLVAESDISREIMQLTEEGKVKAEEGKVYLPSLYFSEQGVVTNIKRVLEQTQYADQFPESEFLLALGELEDRLKVQYAPSQKEAIQQALMTPMLLLTGGPGTGKTTVIKGIVELYADLHGCSLEPNDYSKDDPFPIMLVAPTGRAAKRMSEATGLPSLTIHRLLGWNGSEGFQHDEENPISGKLLIVDEVSMVDIWLANQLFKSLPEDIQVVLVGDEDQLPSVGPGQVLKDLLASKVIPTVQLTDIYRQADGSSIIELAHDMKDGTVPADISSGQKDRSFIKCGQSQILDVVKKVCANAQSKGYTARDIQVLAPMYRGTAGIDKLNEMLQELFNPKSDQRRELSFGNVVYRTGDKVLQLVNQPESHVFNGDIGEVVSIFYAKENTEKQDMVIVSFDGNEVTYTKQDLGQITHAYCCSIHKSQGSEFPIVVLPVVKSYYRMLRRNLLYTAVTRAKRFLILCGEEEALKLGVQRADEMARQTSLKERLQTKESGTLPDEEVIDPVLQEVPFWKDANIGMENVSPYDFMDEE; translated from the coding sequence ATGAAGGACCAAAAGCAGCAATCCTCACTCGATTTGTTCGAGGAAAATGAAAAGTTTATTAAAGGATCGCATCTTGTCACCATCTTCCATAATGAATCCAATATGTATTCAGTGGTGCGGATCCGAGTGACGGAGACGAATGTTGCGTATGATGAAAAAGAAGCGGTCGTTACTGGTTATTTCCCTCGCATTCATGAAGACGAGACATACATATTTTTTGGACAGATGAAGGAACATCCTCGTTTTGGGCTTCAATTTCATGTTGAGCACTTTCGTAAGGACATTCCACAAACACGACACGGTATTGTCCAATATCTATCAAGCGATTTGTTTTCAGGAATCGGAAGAAAAACGGCTGAAAAAATTGCAGATGCACTTGGTGAAAATGCCATTTCCAAAATACTTGAGAATCCTTCTGTGTTGGATTCCATCCCAAAGCTTGCCGGTGATAAAGCGAAATCGTTATATGACACGTTGATGGAACATCAAGGGTTGGAACAAGTAATGATTGCCTTGTCGCAGTTTGGTTTTGGTCCGCAATTGTCCATGAAAATTTATCAGGCCTATAAAGATCAAACGATTGAAACGCTCCAAAAGAACCCGTACGAACTTGTGGAAACAGTAGAGGGTATTGGCTTTGCCAGAGCAGATGAACTTGGAAATCACTTCGGGATATCCGGAAATCATCCAGACCGCATTAGGGCAGGCTGCCTGTATATGCTAGAACAGCATTCCATGCAGGAGGGTCACTGTTACGTGGTTGAAGACCAGCTTACTGAAGCGGTCGTCAGACTATTAAACGAAAAGCAGCATGGCCTTGTTGCAGAGTCTGACATTTCTCGGGAAATTATGCAATTGACTGAAGAAGGAAAGGTTAAAGCGGAAGAAGGGAAAGTCTATTTACCTAGTCTCTATTTTTCAGAGCAAGGTGTGGTAACCAATATCAAAAGGGTGCTGGAGCAAACTCAATATGCCGACCAGTTTCCTGAGTCAGAATTCCTTCTTGCCTTAGGTGAATTAGAAGACAGATTGAAGGTTCAATATGCTCCTTCGCAAAAAGAAGCCATACAGCAAGCATTAATGACTCCCATGCTTCTTTTGACAGGTGGGCCAGGGACAGGTAAAACGACCGTTATTAAAGGAATCGTTGAACTGTACGCAGACCTTCATGGTTGTTCATTGGAACCTAATGATTACAGCAAAGATGATCCTTTTCCGATTATGCTTGTCGCCCCAACAGGCCGTGCTGCCAAACGCATGAGCGAGGCGACTGGCCTTCCTTCTCTTACTATTCATAGGCTACTCGGTTGGAATGGTTCGGAAGGGTTTCAACATGACGAAGAAAACCCCATCTCAGGTAAGCTTTTGATTGTGGATGAAGTGTCAATGGTGGATATTTGGCTTGCCAATCAACTGTTTAAATCTCTTCCTGAGGATATACAAGTCGTATTAGTGGGGGATGAAGATCAGCTTCCTTCCGTTGGTCCAGGCCAAGTGTTAAAGGACTTACTCGCATCCAAAGTCATTCCTACCGTTCAATTGACTGATATCTACAGACAGGCAGATGGTTCATCCATCATTGAGTTGGCCCACGATATGAAGGATGGTACAGTGCCAGCAGACATATCATCCGGACAGAAGGACCGTTCTTTTATCAAATGCGGACAGTCGCAAATATTGGATGTAGTAAAAAAAGTATGTGCCAACGCGCAAAGCAAGGGCTATACTGCCCGCGATATCCAGGTGCTTGCACCAATGTACAGAGGGACAGCGGGAATAGATAAACTTAATGAAATGCTTCAGGAGCTTTTCAATCCTAAAAGTGACCAGCGGCGTGAATTAAGCTTCGGCAATGTTGTATACAGGACCGGAGATAAAGTGCTGCAGCTTGTCAATCAACCGGAAAGTCATGTGTTCAACGGTGACATAGGTGAAGTGGTTTCCATCTTTTATGCGAAAGAAAATACCGAAAAACAGGACATGGTCATCGTATCCTTTGATGGCAATGAAGTTACTTATACGAAGCAAGATCTCGGGCAGATAACCCATGCATATTGTTGTTCTATACATAAGTCTCAAGGAAGTGAGTTTCCGATTGTGGTATTGCCTGTAGTAAAGAGCTATTACAGGATGTTACGACGAAATCTACTTTACACAGCTGTTACAAGAGCGAAGAGATTTTTAATTCTTTGCGGCGAAGAAGAAGCATTAAAGCTTGGCGTGCAACGCGCGGATGAGATGGCAAGGCAAACATCCTTGAAAGAAAGGCTTCAAACAAAAGAGTCCGGAACTTTACCAGACGAGGAAGTCATTGATCCTGTACTTCAAGAAGTTCCTTTTTGGAAAGACGCTAACATCGGCATGGAGAATGTCAGTCCATATGATTTTATGGATGAAGAATAA